The following are encoded together in the Pseudomonas xantholysinigenes genome:
- a CDS encoding PLP-dependent aminotransferase family protein, with the protein MRELSHALPFDPAGIVLDRRRGLSQQLYQALRARVLDGRLGSGTRLPATRDLAAILALSRNSVMRAYDQLYAEGFIESRVGDGTYVSQLPKLSTQLSTGLSLGLSTGLSTFSPSDTEDLSSFAVPSEPFRRLENHHLPPPKSGPPRAFRVGVPAYDLFPFETWAKLHAGLWRNPDPALLGYGDPAGELSLRTLIATYLRRSRGLSCMAEQIVITSGAQEAISLCAQLLLQPGDGVAVENPGYRAAGHAFAMTGAQPRGMPVDAEGMDCTNLAGCRLAYVTPAHQYPTGVTMSLARRLALLAWAEREDAWIIEDDYDGEYRYSGAPLAPLATLDRHGRVLYVGTFGKIAFPAMRLGYLVLPPRLVQGFSQARALAVRHSEVGTQWVMAQFMAQGHFQRHIRRMRRAALARRNVLMAGWPVDVPGLGAMPEVAAGLHVKVAVDNLAREQELLALAEAVGVEMNPLSSFWLEDSSVPVDKRAGLVLGFAAVPEAQIAAALMRLRKVWKR; encoded by the coding sequence ATGCGTGAGCTGTCCCATGCGTTGCCGTTCGATCCCGCCGGTATCGTCCTCGATCGACGGCGTGGCTTAAGCCAGCAGCTTTACCAGGCCTTGCGCGCCCGGGTGCTCGATGGTCGCCTGGGCAGCGGCACGCGCTTGCCTGCCACGCGCGACCTGGCTGCCATCCTGGCGCTGTCGCGCAATAGCGTGATGCGGGCCTATGACCAGTTGTATGCCGAGGGTTTCATTGAAAGCCGGGTCGGGGATGGCACCTATGTGAGCCAGCTACCGAAACTATCCACACAACTGTCCACAGGGTTATCCCTGGGTTTATCAACAGGGTTATCCACATTTTCGCCTTCTGATACTGAGGATTTATCCAGCTTCGCAGTGCCCAGCGAGCCGTTTCGGCGCCTGGAAAATCATCATCTGCCACCGCCCAAAAGTGGTCCTCCTCGGGCCTTCCGAGTGGGCGTGCCGGCGTACGATCTGTTTCCTTTCGAGACCTGGGCCAAGCTGCACGCGGGTTTATGGCGTAACCCCGACCCTGCGTTGCTGGGTTATGGAGACCCGGCAGGGGAGCTGTCGTTGCGCACGCTGATCGCAACCTACTTGCGTCGCTCACGCGGGCTTTCCTGCATGGCTGAACAAATTGTGATCACCAGTGGCGCGCAGGAGGCCATCAGCCTTTGTGCACAGTTGCTGTTGCAGCCGGGTGATGGCGTGGCTGTGGAAAACCCTGGGTACCGGGCGGCCGGGCATGCCTTTGCCATGACCGGGGCGCAACCCAGGGGCATGCCGGTGGACGCCGAAGGCATGGACTGCACGAACCTGGCAGGTTGCCGCCTGGCCTATGTCACGCCGGCCCACCAGTACCCGACCGGGGTCACCATGAGCCTGGCGCGGCGTCTGGCGCTGCTGGCCTGGGCCGAGCGGGAGGATGCCTGGATCATCGAGGACGACTACGACGGCGAGTACCGCTACAGCGGCGCGCCATTGGCTCCGCTGGCCACGCTGGACCGGCACGGCCGGGTGCTGTACGTCGGTACTTTCGGCAAGATCGCCTTCCCTGCGATGCGCCTGGGTTACCTGGTGCTGCCACCGCGGCTGGTGCAGGGGTTCAGCCAGGCGCGGGCACTGGCGGTGCGGCACTCGGAGGTGGGCACTCAGTGGGTCATGGCGCAGTTCATGGCCCAGGGACATTTCCAGCGGCACATCCGACGCATGCGGCGAGCGGCATTGGCGCGGCGCAATGTGCTGATGGCTGGCTGGCCGGTGGATGTGCCGGGGCTGGGGGCGATGCCGGAGGTGGCGGCGGGGCTGCATGTGAAAGTGGCTGTGGATAACCTTGCTAGAGAGCAGGAGCTGCTGGCCTTGGCGGAGGCGGTCGGGGTCGAGATGAATCCGCTGAGTTCGTTTTGGCTGGAGGACAGCAGCGTGCCTGTGGATAAGCGGGCCGGGCTGGTGCTGGGGTTCGCCGCAGTGCCGGAAGCCCAGATCGCGGCCGCGCTGATGCGCCTGCGCAAGGTGTGGAAGCGCTGA
- a CDS encoding FMN-binding negative transcriptional regulator, whose protein sequence is MYNSKPHQEHDLCRLHLHMQQTRLALLVSHGEQGLLATHLPVLVAPEEGEFGTVYGHLARANPQWHDLEQGGEALLVFPGVDAYVSPGYYPSKHDNPRVVPTWNYTAVHAYGPVEVIHQAAPLLDIVSRLTDRHEQGRDRPWQVADAPADYLEGMLRAIVGIRLPITRLQGARKLSQNRSQQDIAGVREGLGASADFLDSQLAAQMRNL, encoded by the coding sequence ATGTACAACAGCAAACCGCACCAGGAACACGACCTCTGCCGGCTGCACCTGCACATGCAGCAGACCCGCCTGGCCCTGCTGGTCAGCCACGGCGAACAGGGCCTGCTGGCCACCCATCTGCCAGTGCTGGTCGCCCCAGAGGAAGGCGAGTTCGGCACCGTCTACGGCCATCTGGCCCGGGCCAACCCGCAGTGGCACGACCTGGAGCAAGGCGGCGAGGCGCTGCTGGTATTCCCCGGCGTCGATGCCTATGTCAGCCCGGGCTACTACCCGAGCAAGCACGACAACCCCCGCGTGGTACCGACCTGGAACTACACCGCCGTGCACGCCTATGGCCCGGTCGAGGTGATTCACCAGGCCGCGCCGCTGCTGGATATCGTCAGCCGCCTGACCGATCGCCACGAACAGGGCCGCGACCGCCCCTGGCAAGTGGCCGATGCCCCCGCTGACTACCTGGAAGGCATGCTCCGCGCCATTGTCGGCATCCGCCTGCCCATCACCCGCCTGCAAGGTGCACGCAAGCTCAGCCAGAACCGCTCCCAGCAGGATATCGCCGGCGTGCGCGAGGGCCTGGGCGCCAGCGCTGATTTTCTCGATAGCCAACTCGCCGCGCAGATGCGCAATCTCTGA
- a CDS encoding GNAT family N-acetyltransferase has protein sequence MTHVTLRPVGADDHTAWLPLWQAYLRFYQTELADSVSANTWQRLLDPNEPTHSTLAWVDGKAVGMVNFIYHRSNWSIENSCYLQDLYVNSEVRGLGIGRQLIEHVYATAKAAGCSKVHWLTHETNATAIGLYEQVAERPGFIQFRKAL, from the coding sequence ATGACCCACGTTACCTTGCGCCCGGTCGGCGCCGACGACCACACTGCCTGGCTGCCTCTCTGGCAGGCCTACCTGCGCTTCTACCAGACCGAACTGGCCGACAGCGTCAGCGCCAATACCTGGCAACGCCTGCTCGATCCCAACGAGCCGACCCACTCGACACTCGCCTGGGTCGATGGCAAGGCAGTGGGCATGGTCAACTTCATCTACCATCGCTCCAACTGGAGCATCGAGAATTCCTGCTACCTGCAGGACCTTTATGTGAACAGCGAAGTCCGCGGCCTGGGCATTGGCCGCCAGCTGATCGAGCATGTGTACGCCACGGCCAAGGCCGCAGGCTGCAGCAAGGTGCACTGGCTGACCCATGAGACCAACGCCACCGCCATCGGCCTTTACGAGCAGGTCGCCGAGCGCCCGGGCTTCATCCAATTTCGCAAGGCACTATAG
- a CDS encoding GNAT family N-acetyltransferase, which produces MSDVLNWTPAGTPKAEPIEGRFIRLEKLDPGRHGDDLWDVLQGPGSDPVLWDYLPYGPFHERASFDRWLEANAASRDPLFYSVIDRFNGQVQGILSYMSIVPEQGRFEIGHIAFGAAMQRTPKGTEAVYLLGKLGFELGNRRLEWKCNNANARSKRAAERFGFAFEGVFRNHMVVKDRNRDTAWYAITDTEWPAVAAGFERWLSVENQQPEGQVRTLEKCRQG; this is translated from the coding sequence ATGAGCGACGTATTGAACTGGACACCCGCCGGCACGCCCAAGGCCGAACCCATCGAAGGCCGCTTCATCCGCCTGGAAAAGCTCGACCCGGGGCGTCATGGCGATGATCTTTGGGACGTGCTGCAAGGGCCGGGCTCGGACCCGGTACTGTGGGACTACCTGCCTTATGGGCCATTCCATGAACGCGCCAGCTTCGACCGTTGGCTGGAGGCTAACGCCGCCAGTCGCGATCCGCTGTTCTACAGCGTCATCGACCGATTCAACGGCCAGGTCCAAGGCATTCTCAGCTACATGTCGATCGTCCCGGAACAAGGGCGTTTCGAAATCGGCCATATCGCCTTCGGCGCCGCCATGCAGCGCACGCCAAAGGGCACCGAAGCCGTGTACCTGCTGGGCAAGCTGGGCTTCGAGCTGGGCAATCGGCGGCTGGAGTGGAAGTGCAACAACGCCAATGCTCGCTCCAAGCGCGCGGCCGAGCGGTTTGGCTTCGCCTTCGAGGGCGTGTTCCGCAACCACATGGTGGTCAAGGATCGCAATCGGGACACGGCGTGGTATGCGATCACCGATACCGAATGGCCAGCGGTGGCGGCAGGGTTCGAGCGCTGGTTGAGCGTGGAGAACCAGCAGCCCGAAGGCCAGGTGCGAACCTTGGAGAAATGCCGTCAGGGCTGA
- the oadA gene encoding sodium-extruding oxaloacetate decarboxylase subunit alpha, whose amino-acid sequence MSKKIHVTDTILRDAHQSLLATRMRTEDMLPICDKLDKVGYWSLEVWGGATFDACVRFLKEDPWERLRKLRNALPNTRLQMLLRGQNLLGYRHYSDDVVKAFVAKAAVNGIDVFRIFDAMNDVRNLRVAIEAVKAAGKHAQGTIAYTTSPVHTIDAFVKQAKQMEAMGCDSVAIKDMAGLLTPFATGELVKALKAEQSLPVFIHSHDTAGLAAMCQLKAVENGADHIDTAISSFAWGTSHPGTESMVAALKGSEFDTGLDLELLQEIGLYFYAVRKKYHQFESEFTAVDTRVQVNQVPGGMISNLANQLKEQGALNRMNEVLAEIPRVREDLGFPPLVTPTSQIVGTQAFFNVLAGERYKTITNEVKLYLQGGYGKAPGVVNEQLRRQAIGSEDVIDVRPADLLKPEMAKLRADIGALAQNEEDVLTFAMFPDIGRKFLEERAAGTLTPEVLLPIPEAGAVASVGGEGVPTEFVIDVHGETYRVDITGVGVKAEGKRHFYLSIDGMPEEVVFEPLNEFVGGGGSKRKQASAPGHVSTSMPGNIVDVLVKEGDVVKAGQAVLITEAMKMETEVQAAIAGKVVAIHVAKGDRVTPGEILIEIEG is encoded by the coding sequence ATGTCCAAGAAAATTCACGTAACCGACACGATCCTGCGCGACGCCCACCAGTCCCTGCTGGCCACCCGCATGCGTACCGAAGACATGCTGCCGATCTGCGACAAGCTCGACAAGGTCGGCTACTGGTCGCTGGAAGTCTGGGGCGGCGCCACCTTCGACGCCTGCGTGCGCTTCCTGAAGGAAGACCCTTGGGAGCGCCTGCGCAAGTTGCGCAATGCCTTGCCCAACACTCGGCTGCAGATGCTCCTGCGTGGCCAGAACCTGCTCGGCTACCGCCACTACAGCGACGACGTGGTCAAGGCCTTCGTCGCCAAGGCCGCGGTCAACGGCATCGATGTGTTCCGCATCTTCGACGCCATGAACGACGTGCGTAACCTGCGCGTGGCCATCGAGGCGGTGAAAGCCGCCGGCAAGCACGCCCAGGGCACCATCGCCTACACCACCAGCCCGGTGCACACCATCGACGCCTTCGTGAAGCAGGCCAAGCAGATGGAAGCGATGGGTTGCGACTCGGTGGCGATCAAGGACATGGCCGGCCTGCTGACCCCGTTCGCCACCGGCGAGCTGGTCAAGGCACTGAAGGCCGAGCAATCGCTGCCGGTGTTCATCCACTCCCACGACACCGCCGGCCTGGCCGCCATGTGCCAGCTCAAGGCGGTGGAAAACGGCGCCGATCATATCGACACCGCCATCTCCAGCTTCGCCTGGGGCACCAGCCACCCAGGCACCGAGTCGATGGTCGCCGCGCTCAAGGGCAGCGAGTTCGACACCGGCCTGGACCTGGAGCTGCTGCAGGAGATCGGCCTGTACTTCTACGCCGTGCGCAAGAAGTACCACCAGTTCGAGAGTGAGTTCACCGCCGTGGACACCCGCGTGCAGGTCAACCAGGTGCCGGGTGGGATGATTTCCAACCTGGCCAACCAGCTCAAGGAGCAGGGTGCTCTCAACCGCATGAACGAAGTGCTGGCGGAGATCCCGCGGGTGCGCGAAGACCTCGGTTTCCCGCCGCTGGTCACGCCGACCTCGCAGATCGTCGGCACCCAGGCGTTCTTCAACGTGCTGGCCGGCGAGCGCTACAAGACCATCACCAACGAGGTGAAGCTGTACCTGCAGGGCGGCTACGGCAAGGCCCCGGGCGTGGTCAACGAGCAGTTGCGTCGCCAGGCCATCGGCAGCGAGGACGTGATCGACGTACGCCCGGCCGACCTGCTCAAACCGGAAATGGCCAAGTTGCGTGCCGATATCGGCGCCTTGGCCCAGAACGAAGAGGATGTGCTGACCTTCGCTATGTTCCCGGACATCGGGCGCAAGTTCCTCGAGGAGCGTGCCGCCGGCACCCTGACCCCTGAAGTGCTGCTGCCAATTCCGGAAGCCGGCGCCGTGGCGTCGGTAGGCGGCGAGGGCGTGCCGACCGAGTTCGTCATCGATGTGCACGGTGAGACCTACCGCGTCGACATCACCGGTGTCGGCGTCAAGGCCGAAGGCAAGCGTCACTTCTACCTGTCCATCGATGGCATGCCGGAAGAGGTGGTGTTCGAGCCGCTCAACGAGTTCGTCGGTGGTGGCGGCAGCAAGCGCAAGCAGGCCAGCGCGCCGGGCCATGTCAGCACCAGCATGCCGGGCAACATCGTCGATGTGCTGGTCAAGGAGGGCGATGTGGTCAAGGCCGGCCAGGCGGTGCTGATCACCGAGGCAATGAAGATGGAGACCGAAGTGCAGGCGGCTATCGCCGGCAAGGTCGTGGCCATCCACGTGGCCAAGGGCGACCGGGTCACCCCGGGCGAAATCCTGATCGAGATCGAAGGCTGA
- a CDS encoding acetyl-CoA carboxylase biotin carboxylase subunit, with translation MIKKILIANRGEIAVRIVRACAEMGIRSVAIYADADRHALHVKRADEAYSIGAEPLAGYLNPRKLVNLAVETGCDALHPGYGFLSENAELAEICAERGIKFIGPSAEVIRRMGDKTEARRTMIAAGVPVTPGTEGNVADIHEALREGDRIGYPVMLKATSGGGGRGIRRCNSREELEQNFPRVISEATKAFGSAEVFLEKCIVNPKHIEAQILGDSFGNVVHLFERDCSIQRRNQKLIEIAPSPQLTPEQRAYIGDLAVRAAKAVNYENAGTVEFLLAEGEVYFMEMNTRVQVEHTITEEITGIDIVREQIRIASGLPLSIKQEDIQHRGYALQFRINAEDPKNNFLPSFGKITRYYAPGGPGVRTDTAIYTGYTIPPFYDSMCLKLVVWALTWEEAMDRGLRALDDMRVQGVKTTAAYYQEILRNPEFRSGQFNTSFVESHPELTNYSIKRKPEELALAIAAAIAAHAGL, from the coding sequence GTGATAAAAAAAATCCTGATCGCCAACCGGGGTGAAATCGCAGTTCGGATCGTGCGTGCCTGCGCCGAAATGGGCATTCGCTCCGTGGCGATCTACGCCGACGCCGACCGTCACGCCTTGCACGTCAAGCGCGCCGACGAGGCCTACAGCATCGGGGCCGAGCCGCTGGCCGGCTACCTGAACCCGCGCAAGCTGGTGAACCTTGCTGTGGAAACCGGCTGTGACGCCCTGCACCCGGGCTACGGTTTCCTGTCGGAAAATGCCGAGCTGGCGGAGATCTGCGCTGAACGCGGGATCAAGTTCATAGGCCCTTCCGCTGAGGTCATCCGCCGCATGGGCGACAAGACCGAAGCGCGCCGCACCATGATCGCGGCGGGGGTGCCGGTCACGCCGGGCACCGAAGGCAACGTCGCCGATATCCACGAAGCCCTGCGCGAAGGCGACCGCATCGGTTACCCGGTGATGCTCAAGGCCACCTCCGGTGGTGGCGGGCGCGGCATTCGCCGTTGCAACAGCCGTGAGGAACTGGAGCAGAACTTCCCCCGGGTGATCTCCGAGGCCACCAAGGCCTTCGGCTCCGCGGAAGTGTTCCTGGAAAAATGCATCGTCAACCCCAAGCACATCGAGGCGCAGATCCTCGGTGACAGCTTCGGCAACGTCGTGCACCTGTTCGAGCGCGACTGCTCGATCCAGCGTCGCAACCAGAAGCTCATCGAGATCGCCCCGAGCCCGCAGTTGACGCCTGAGCAGCGCGCCTACATCGGCGACCTCGCGGTGCGCGCGGCCAAGGCGGTGAACTACGAGAACGCCGGTACCGTGGAGTTCCTGCTCGCCGAAGGCGAGGTGTACTTCATGGAAATGAACACCCGGGTGCAGGTGGAACACACCATTACCGAGGAAATCACCGGCATCGACATCGTCCGCGAGCAGATTCGCATTGCCTCGGGCCTGCCGCTGTCGATCAAGCAGGAAGACATCCAGCACCGCGGCTACGCCCTGCAGTTCCGTATCAATGCCGAGGACCCGAAGAACAACTTCCTCCCCAGCTTCGGCAAGATCACCCGCTACTACGCCCCGGGCGGCCCGGGCGTGCGCACCGACACGGCCATCTATACCGGCTACACCATCCCGCCGTTCTACGACTCCATGTGCCTGAAACTGGTGGTCTGGGCGCTGACCTGGGAAGAAGCCATGGACCGCGGCCTGCGGGCCCTGGACGACATGCGCGTGCAAGGGGTGAAGACCACCGCCGCGTACTACCAGGAAATCCTGCGCAATCCGGAATTCCGTAGCGGCCAGTTCAATACCAGCTTCGTCGAAAGCCACCCCGAACTGACCAACTACTCGATCAAGCGCAAACCCGAAGAGCTGGCCCTGGCCATCGCCGCCGCCATCGCCGCCCACGCAGGCCTATGA
- a CDS encoding LysR family transcriptional regulator — protein sequence MRMTLRQLQIFNEVCDLRSYSRAAEEMALTQPAVSLQIRQLEELVGQPLFEYVGKKLYLTEAAEALQRASRDIFGRLENLDMQLSDMQGSLQGQLKLAIESSAKYFVPHLFAAFKQRHPEVNLTLTVVNRAQAIRRLSDNRDDLVIMSMVPQDMGLEFLPFLNNPIVAVAPPDHPLCLLEQLRLQDLEPHTLLVREQGSGTRKACEEFFKDKRVHFSQTLEVASTDSQRECVVAGLGIALLTRHAVNLELATGVLRELPVEELPLYRSWCLVQSKSKRQSPVALAFQAFIRGERAQISGLVERFSGKLPPIPATP from the coding sequence ATGCGTATGACTTTACGTCAGCTTCAGATCTTCAACGAAGTCTGTGATCTGCGTTCCTACAGCCGGGCGGCCGAGGAGATGGCGCTGACGCAACCCGCCGTTAGTCTACAGATCCGTCAGCTCGAGGAACTGGTCGGCCAGCCTTTGTTCGAGTACGTCGGCAAGAAGCTCTACCTGACCGAAGCCGCCGAGGCGCTGCAACGCGCCAGCCGCGACATTTTCGGGCGCCTGGAAAACCTCGACATGCAGCTTTCGGACATGCAGGGCTCACTGCAGGGTCAGCTGAAACTGGCAATCGAGTCCAGCGCCAAGTACTTCGTGCCACACCTGTTCGCCGCCTTCAAGCAGCGCCACCCGGAGGTCAACCTGACCCTGACCGTGGTCAATCGGGCCCAGGCAATTCGCAGGCTGTCGGACAACCGCGACGACCTGGTGATCATGTCCATGGTGCCCCAGGACATGGGGCTTGAGTTCCTGCCCTTCCTCAACAACCCGATCGTCGCCGTGGCGCCGCCGGATCATCCGCTGTGCCTGCTCGAGCAACTGCGCTTGCAAGATCTCGAGCCTCATACCCTGTTGGTCCGCGAACAGGGTTCGGGCACGCGCAAGGCCTGCGAGGAGTTTTTCAAGGACAAGCGCGTGCATTTCAGCCAGACCCTCGAGGTGGCTTCCACCGATTCGCAGCGCGAGTGCGTGGTCGCCGGGCTGGGCATCGCCTTGCTGACTCGCCATGCGGTGAACCTGGAGCTGGCCACCGGCGTGCTCCGCGAGCTGCCGGTCGAGGAACTGCCGCTGTACCGCAGCTGGTGCCTGGTGCAATCCAAAAGCAAGCGCCAGTCACCGGTGGCGCTGGCGTTCCAAGCGTTCATTCGCGGCGAACGTGCGCAGATCAGCGGGCTTGTGGAGCGTTTCTCGGGGAAGCTGCCGCCGATACCTGCCACACCGTGA
- a CDS encoding PA3496 family putative envelope integrity protein produces the protein MAHDHASVYQPNAKARKQQEKDQRRMEFRRAIESYCDQRQLLRDIADYPDLQEITVWQVSAAASPRNAPQAR, from the coding sequence ATGGCACATGATCACGCAAGTGTGTACCAACCCAACGCCAAGGCTCGCAAGCAGCAGGAAAAGGACCAGCGGCGCATGGAGTTCCGTCGCGCGATAGAGAGCTACTGCGACCAGCGCCAGCTGCTGCGCGATATCGCCGATTACCCCGACCTGCAAGAGATCACGGTGTGGCAGGTATCGGCGGCAGCTTCCCCGAGAAACGCTCCACAAGCCCGCTGA
- the hexR gene encoding transcriptional regulator HexR — MNLLQHIDQSRHLLRKSELKVADHVLLDPAAVMHSSMADLAHSVGISEPTIVRFCRAIGCSGFQDLKLKLAQSLAAGASFGQFAIHEDDSVADYSLKIFDTTLHTLMEVREHLDPQALQQAVTAMAQAQRVEFYGFGASGAVAADAQHKFFRLLLSAAAYSDPHMQAMSAVTLKPGDVAVCISQSGRSKDLLITANLVRESGANLITLCPSQTPLAELSTVNLAIDVHEDTEIYTPLTSRIAHLVVIDVLAMGVAMARGPSLVNHLKSVKRSLRSLRLSPKSIKATDD, encoded by the coding sequence GTGAATCTGTTGCAACATATCGACCAATCGCGCCACCTGCTGCGCAAATCGGAACTCAAAGTGGCCGACCACGTGCTGCTCGATCCGGCTGCCGTCATGCACAGCTCGATGGCCGACCTGGCGCACAGCGTGGGAATCAGCGAGCCGACCATCGTGCGCTTCTGCCGGGCGATCGGTTGTTCGGGCTTCCAGGACCTCAAGCTCAAGCTGGCGCAAAGCCTGGCCGCGGGTGCCAGTTTTGGCCAGTTCGCCATCCATGAAGACGATTCGGTCGCCGACTACAGCCTGAAAATCTTCGACACAACCCTGCATACGCTGATGGAGGTGCGCGAGCACCTTGACCCGCAAGCCTTGCAGCAGGCGGTGACGGCCATGGCCCAGGCCCAGCGCGTGGAGTTCTATGGCTTTGGCGCCTCCGGCGCGGTGGCGGCTGATGCCCAGCACAAGTTCTTCCGTCTGCTGCTCAGCGCCGCGGCCTACTCCGACCCGCACATGCAGGCGATGTCGGCGGTCACCTTGAAGCCGGGTGACGTGGCCGTGTGCATTTCGCAGTCGGGGCGTTCGAAGGACTTGCTGATCACCGCCAACCTGGTGCGCGAGAGCGGTGCCAACCTGATCACCCTGTGCCCGAGCCAGACGCCACTGGCGGAGTTGTCGACGGTCAACCTGGCCATCGATGTACACGAAGACACCGAAATCTACACGCCGCTGACCTCGCGTATCGCCCACCTGGTGGTGATCGACGTGCTGGCCATGGGCGTGGCCATGGCCCGTGGACCGAGCCTGGTCAACCATCTCAAGAGCGTGAAGCGCAGCTTGCGCAGCCTGCGGTTGTCGCCCAAGTCGATCAAGGCGACTGACGACTGA
- the zwf gene encoding glucose-6-phosphate dehydrogenase, whose amino-acid sequence MTIPCDILVFGGTGDLALHKLLPALYHLYREARLHNAVRIISLARRHLSRNDYVKLAERHCRAQIARQDFDEDVWQRFSARLDYFPMDAAQSADFGRLARYLGEPGGLTRIYYLATAPKLFVPIANHLRIAGLADSEARIVLEKPIGHSLASATAINEAIGEVFAESHVFRIDHYLGKETVQNLMALRFANALLEPVWRNSQVDHVQISVCETLGVENRGAYYDRAGATRDMLQNHLLQLLCLVAMEPPAQFEAEAVRDEKVKILRALRPITGQDVQDTTVRGQYGAGKIGGQEVPAYYFEKDVDNDSDTETFVAVQAHVENWRWAGVPFYLRTGKRMARRSSQIVIQFKPVPHELFSGGQVNQLLIQLQPDEHISLRMMTKSPGKGMRLAPVELDLNLAQAFAQTRRWEAYERLLLDVLEGDSTLFMRRDEVEAAWAWVDPILQGWAEHFQAPRPYPAGSNGPEQANSLLARQGTHWHS is encoded by the coding sequence TTGACGATTCCTTGCGACATCCTGGTTTTCGGCGGCACTGGCGACCTGGCCCTGCACAAGCTGCTGCCGGCGCTCTACCACCTGTATCGCGAGGCCCGCCTGCACAATGCCGTGCGGATCATTTCCCTGGCCCGGCGCCACCTGTCGCGCAACGACTACGTCAAGCTCGCCGAGCGCCATTGCCGAGCGCAGATCGCCCGCCAGGACTTCGACGAGGACGTCTGGCAGCGCTTCTCGGCACGGCTCGACTACTTCCCCATGGACGCCGCGCAGAGCGCCGACTTCGGCCGCCTGGCCCGCTACCTGGGCGAACCCGGCGGCTTGACCCGCATCTACTACCTGGCCACTGCGCCCAAGCTGTTCGTGCCCATCGCCAATCACCTGCGCATCGCTGGCCTTGCCGACAGCGAGGCGCGCATCGTGCTGGAAAAGCCGATCGGCCATTCGCTGGCGTCCGCCACCGCCATCAACGAGGCGATCGGCGAGGTGTTCGCCGAGTCCCACGTATTTCGCATCGACCACTACCTGGGCAAGGAAACCGTGCAGAACCTCATGGCCCTGCGCTTCGCCAATGCCCTGCTGGAGCCCGTGTGGCGCAACAGCCAGGTCGACCATGTGCAGATCAGCGTGTGCGAGACCCTCGGCGTGGAAAACCGCGGTGCCTATTACGACCGGGCCGGCGCCACCCGCGACATGCTGCAGAACCACCTGCTGCAGTTGCTGTGCCTGGTGGCGATGGAGCCGCCGGCGCAGTTCGAAGCCGAAGCGGTGCGTGACGAGAAAGTGAAGATCCTCCGCGCGCTCAGGCCCATCACCGGCCAGGACGTGCAGGACACCACCGTGCGCGGCCAATACGGCGCCGGCAAGATCGGCGGCCAGGAAGTCCCGGCCTACTACTTCGAAAAGGATGTGGATAACGACAGCGATACCGAGACCTTCGTCGCGGTCCAGGCGCATGTCGAGAACTGGCGTTGGGCCGGCGTGCCGTTCTACCTGCGCACCGGCAAGCGCATGGCACGGCGCTCGTCGCAGATCGTCATCCAGTTCAAGCCCGTGCCCCACGAGCTGTTCAGCGGTGGCCAGGTCAACCAGTTGCTGATCCAGCTGCAGCCGGACGAGCACATCAGCCTGCGCATGATGACCAAGAGCCCAGGCAAGGGCATGCGCCTGGCACCAGTCGAGCTGGACCTCAACCTGGCCCAGGCGTTCGCCCAGACCCGCCGCTGGGAAGCCTACGAACGCCTGTTGCTGGATGTACTGGAAGGCGATTCGACGCTATTCATGCGCCGCGACGAAGTCGAGGCCGCCTGGGCCTGGGTCGATCCGATCCTGCAGGGCTGGGCGGAACACTTCCAGGCACCACGCCCCTACCCCGCCGGCAGCAATGGCCCGGAGCAGGCCAACAGCTTGCTGGCGCGCCAGGGCACTCATTGGCATAGCTGA